One Candidatus Methylomirabilota bacterium genomic region harbors:
- the hisB gene encoding imidazoleglycerol-phosphate dehydratase HisB has product MGRTAKVHRKTSETDVVVELNLDGTGRHMLQTQIPFLDHMLAQLATHGLFDLSIEARGDLQVDLHHTVEDVGIALGDAFAEAMGNKRGIRRFASALIPLDEALARVAIDISGRPFLVYEAPQLQGRIGSFDVTFVKEFMRALAMNMKVNLHVTVLYGDNLHHCVEAIFKALARSLDQATVLDPRIAEVPSTKGSL; this is encoded by the coding sequence ATGGGCAGGACAGCCAAGGTACACCGGAAGACCTCAGAAACTGATGTCGTGGTGGAACTCAACCTGGATGGAACGGGCCGACACATGCTTCAGACCCAGATCCCTTTCCTTGATCACATGCTGGCCCAACTGGCGACGCACGGCCTCTTCGACCTCAGCATTGAGGCGCGGGGCGACCTCCAAGTCGATCTGCACCACACTGTGGAGGATGTCGGGATCGCGCTTGGCGACGCGTTCGCCGAGGCCATGGGGAACAAGCGGGGCATCCGGCGATTTGCCTCGGCGCTGATCCCACTGGACGAGGCGCTGGCCCGCGTGGCGATCGACATCAGCGGCCGCCCGTTTCTGGTCTATGAGGCGCCGCAACTTCAGGGTCGGATCGGAAGTTTCGATGTCACCTTCGTCAAGGAGTTTATGCGCGCCCTTGCCATGAACATGAAGGTGAACCTCCATGTTACGGTCCTGTACGGTGACAACCTGCACCACTGCGTTGAAGCGATCTTCAAGGCATTGGCCAGGAGTCTCGATCAGGCGACGGTGCTCGATCCGCGGATTGCCGAGGTCCCTTCGACCAAGGGAAGTCTGTGA
- a CDS encoding histidinol-phosphate transaminase, with the protein MKRARLLDLIKPGVLGLTAYRAEEPRPDLIKLDANESPFPLPEELRRELRAALDQVDVHRYPDAKADRLRSVLAAQLQVAPGALVLGNGSDELIQLLLLATSGPGATALAPVPTFSMYELIARAQGLRFEGVPLGPRFGPDLPALIETIERVRPKVVFLATPNNPTGGVFSEAEIFKILAVAPGLVVVDEAYGAYGGRTMLPALIDQERLVILRSLSKIGLAGLRIGYLVAHPAFAAEMEKVRLPFNLNSFSQAAAVVLLNHQAWIDANVRKVVRERARVMSCLVALPDVEAFPSAANFILFRTTRPGGDLFETLLQQGVLVRNLGSVPGLHDCLRVTVGTKAENDQFVEALTKALK; encoded by the coding sequence ATGAAGAGAGCACGTCTGCTCGATCTGATCAAACCCGGAGTTCTGGGCCTTACAGCGTATCGGGCCGAGGAGCCACGACCCGATCTGATCAAGCTCGATGCCAACGAAAGCCCGTTCCCGCTTCCGGAGGAGCTGCGCCGGGAGCTTCGCGCCGCGTTGGATCAGGTGGACGTCCACCGTTACCCGGATGCGAAAGCGGATCGGCTCCGATCAGTCCTGGCCGCACAGCTCCAGGTGGCGCCTGGAGCGCTAGTCCTGGGTAATGGATCTGATGAGTTGATTCAACTGTTATTGCTGGCGACGTCAGGACCTGGGGCTACGGCTCTCGCCCCGGTTCCGACCTTTTCAATGTATGAGCTGATCGCGAGGGCTCAGGGGCTGCGCTTTGAAGGGGTGCCGCTCGGTCCTCGTTTTGGGCCGGACCTGCCCGCACTGATCGAGACTATCGAGCGAGTGCGCCCCAAGGTCGTCTTTCTGGCTACACCGAACAACCCGACCGGCGGGGTCTTTTCTGAGGCGGAGATCTTTAAGATTTTGGCCGTTGCGCCTGGATTGGTCGTTGTGGACGAAGCCTATGGGGCGTACGGCGGGCGGACCATGCTACCGGCCCTGATCGATCAGGAGCGGCTGGTCATTCTTCGCTCCCTCTCCAAGATCGGACTGGCCGGTCTGCGCATCGGCTACCTCGTTGCCCATCCTGCCTTCGCAGCCGAGATGGAGAAGGTCCGCCTTCCATTTAACCTCAACAGTTTCTCCCAGGCGGCCGCCGTCGTACTGCTCAACCATCAAGCGTGGATCGATGCGAACGTCCGTAAGGTCGTCCGAGAGCGCGCGCGGGTGATGAGTTGCCTGGTTGCGCTGCCCGACGTTGAGGCCTTCCCGTCAGCAGCCAACTTTATCCTCTTTCGGACGACGCGTCCAGGAGGCGATCTGTTTGAAACGCTGCTTCAGCAAGGCGTGCTGGTGCGAAATCTAGGGTCAGTGCCGGGCCTGCACGACTGTCTGCGGGTCACCGTGGGGACGAAAGCAGAGAACGATCAGTTTGTGGAAGCATTGACGAAGGCGCTGAAATAA
- the hisD gene encoding histidinol dehydrogenase, with protein sequence MKVLQAGSQEWRLFFAQLRSRQGAIPADIEQTVRGILEGVRMNGDVALFEQTERLDGVRLDAVSVQVGPGEVEEAYAALAPASLEAIKTAVSRIRAFHLRQLRPSWFSEEDGAIVGMLTRPLDRVGIYVPGGTAAYPSTVLMNAIPAAIAGVAEVVMCTPPRRDGKVAGAVLVAADLCGVHAVYKAGGAQAVAAMAYGTPSIPKVDKIVGPGNIYVAAAKRLVFGQVGIDMIAGPTELSIIADAEASAAWVAADLLSQAEHDPLSSAILLTPSQRLAEEVVDEVKRQVALLPRRQIAEASLERFGAAVVVKGLDEAVDLANEVAPEHLELLVKDPWGLLPQIRRAGAIFMGGASPEVVGDYLAGPNHILPTGGTARFASPLSVADFQRRSSLIAFSRQKLEALEPTLVELARLEGLEAHARAASIRRLA encoded by the coding sequence ATGAAAGTACTCCAGGCCGGATCGCAAGAGTGGCGGCTGTTTTTTGCGCAGCTCAGGTCCCGACAGGGTGCCATACCCGCCGATATCGAGCAGACCGTTCGCGGTATCCTGGAAGGGGTACGCATGAACGGTGATGTCGCCCTCTTCGAGCAGACGGAGCGGTTGGACGGCGTCCGTCTCGATGCCGTTTCGGTACAGGTAGGGCCAGGAGAGGTTGAAGAGGCATACGCGGCCCTGGCACCCGCTTCCCTTGAAGCCATCAAGACGGCGGTATCGCGGATCAGAGCCTTCCACCTCCGACAGCTCCGCCCCTCCTGGTTCTCGGAGGAAGACGGAGCGATCGTCGGGATGCTTACACGGCCGCTCGACCGGGTAGGGATCTATGTGCCGGGTGGCACGGCGGCCTACCCGTCGACGGTGCTCATGAATGCGATCCCGGCTGCGATTGCCGGCGTGGCGGAGGTCGTGATGTGCACGCCGCCGCGCCGCGACGGCAAGGTGGCTGGAGCGGTGCTGGTCGCCGCTGATCTATGCGGGGTTCATGCGGTCTATAAGGCGGGCGGCGCCCAGGCGGTAGCAGCCATGGCCTATGGGACCCCATCGATCCCGAAGGTGGATAAGATCGTCGGTCCCGGGAACATTTATGTCGCGGCAGCCAAGCGGCTGGTCTTCGGGCAGGTGGGGATCGATATGATCGCCGGCCCGACGGAGTTATCGATCATCGCTGATGCGGAGGCCAGCGCTGCTTGGGTCGCCGCCGACCTACTCTCGCAGGCCGAGCACGATCCGCTCTCCAGCGCCATACTGCTCACACCTTCCCAGCGGCTTGCCGAAGAGGTGGTGGACGAGGTGAAACGCCAGGTGGCGCTGTTGCCTCGGCGACAGATTGCGGAGGCCTCCTTGGAGCGGTTCGGTGCGGCAGTCGTCGTGAAGGGACTGGACGAGGCTGTTGACCTTGCCAACGAGGTTGCGCCGGAACATCTGGAACTGCTGGTCAAGGATCCTTGGGGACTATTGCCACAGATCAGGCGCGCGGGCGCCATCTTCATGGGAGGCGCGAGTCCGGAGGTAGTGGGCGATTACCTGGCCGGGCCGAATCATATCCTTCCGACAGGAGGGACGGCGCGCTTTGCTTCGCCCCTCTCCGTGGCCGACTTCCAACGCCGGAGCTCGCTGATCGCCTTCAGCCGGCAGAAGCTGGAGGCGCTGGAGCCGACACTGGTCGAGCTGGCCCGCCTGGAGGGGCTCGAGGCCCACGCGAGGGCGGCCTCGATCAGGAGGCTTGCATGA
- a CDS encoding ATP phosphoribosyltransferase, which produces MEPGTRNNECIAIALPKGRLLSPVMALFERMGITCLRGFIDSRRLICEDPDRQLQFLTLKPADIPTYVEHGAADMGIVGKDQLLEQCRDVYEPVDLRFGACRLVVAEPAELHKQDDPHSWSHVRLATKYPNLAEAYFSRKGIQAEIIKLNGSLELAPLVGLAERIVDLVETGQTLKANGLVEVEEIAKATARLIVNRASLKTKYRRVQDLIEEIRKQIEGHVERAPE; this is translated from the coding sequence ATGGAACCTGGAACTCGGAACAATGAGTGTATTGCTATCGCACTGCCCAAGGGCCGGCTGTTGTCCCCTGTCATGGCCCTCTTTGAGAGGATGGGCATCACATGCCTCCGGGGCTTTATCGATTCACGCCGTCTGATCTGCGAGGATCCGGATCGACAACTGCAGTTCCTCACATTGAAACCCGCCGACATCCCGACCTATGTGGAGCATGGCGCTGCTGACATGGGGATCGTGGGGAAGGATCAGCTCCTCGAGCAGTGTCGCGATGTCTACGAGCCGGTGGATCTCAGGTTCGGCGCCTGTCGGCTTGTTGTGGCCGAACCGGCGGAACTCCATAAGCAGGATGACCCCCATTCCTGGTCGCACGTCAGGCTGGCCACCAAATATCCAAACCTTGCAGAAGCGTACTTCAGCCGTAAAGGGATTCAGGCAGAGATCATTAAGTTGAACGGTTCTCTTGAGCTGGCGCCCCTTGTCGGGCTGGCCGAGCGGATCGTTGACCTCGTAGAGACCGGGCAAACCTTGAAGGCAAATGGGCTGGTGGAGGTTGAGGAGATCGCCAAGGCGACAGCGCGGCTCATTGTCAATCGAGCGAGCCTCAAGACCAAGTACCGCAGAGTCCAGGACCTGATCGAGGAGATACGAAAGCAGATCGAGGGACACGTGGAAAGGGCGCCTGAATGA
- the murA gene encoding UDP-N-acetylglucosamine 1-carboxyvinyltransferase produces MDRLIIRGGVPLRGQVEAGGAKNAALPAMVASLLTGESIRLHRVPQLGDVKTIIGLLNHLGVSVERGDREILSLCADGIGQYEAPYHLVKTMRASVLVLGPLVARFGRARVSLPGGCAIGSRPINLHLAALEKMGAMVSLDAGYVEAKASRLKGARITFDGQTVTGTENVMMAATLADGVTVLENAACEPEVADLAALLNRMGARIEGEGTPTITIEGVSHLHGAEHEVIPDRVETGTFMIAAAITGGDVTINRCLPCHLESITEKLRETGVRVEETDRSIRVLGDGQLRGVNVRTHPYPGFATDMQAQFMALLSIARGSSVITETVFENRFMHVNELLRMGADIKVIGTAAFVHGVPMLSGAPVMATDLRASASLVLAGLAAQGTTTVSRVYHLDRGYESIERKLQSLGADIERVAE; encoded by the coding sequence ATGGATAGACTGATTATCAGAGGCGGGGTTCCTCTCAGGGGACAGGTAGAGGCTGGCGGTGCGAAGAATGCGGCCTTGCCCGCAATGGTGGCCTCTTTGCTCACAGGGGAGTCGATCCGGCTGCATCGTGTTCCGCAATTGGGCGATGTGAAGACGATCATCGGCCTGCTCAACCATTTAGGTGTGAGCGTCGAGAGAGGGGATCGAGAGATCCTGTCCCTTTGCGCCGACGGCATTGGTCAGTATGAGGCCCCCTACCATCTGGTCAAAACGATGCGGGCATCGGTGCTGGTCCTGGGCCCGCTGGTGGCCCGGTTCGGGCGGGCACGGGTCTCGTTGCCGGGAGGGTGCGCGATCGGGTCACGGCCGATCAATCTGCATCTGGCGGCCCTTGAGAAGATGGGAGCAATGGTCAGCCTGGACGCAGGGTATGTAGAAGCGAAGGCGTCGCGGTTGAAGGGAGCCAGGATCACGTTCGATGGCCAGACCGTCACCGGCACTGAGAACGTGATGATGGCTGCCACACTGGCCGATGGAGTCACCGTCCTGGAGAACGCCGCGTGCGAGCCGGAGGTTGCCGATCTGGCTGCCCTGTTGAATCGCATGGGCGCGAGAATCGAGGGTGAGGGCACTCCAACAATCACTATCGAGGGAGTCTCGCATCTGCACGGAGCAGAGCACGAGGTGATCCCGGACAGAGTCGAGACGGGGACGTTCATGATTGCGGCTGCGATCACCGGCGGGGATGTCACCATCAATCGTTGCCTGCCGTGCCACCTGGAGTCGATCACAGAGAAACTGCGGGAGACAGGTGTGCGTGTAGAGGAGACGGACCGCAGTATTCGGGTCCTGGGAGACGGACAATTGCGAGGGGTCAATGTCAGAACTCACCCCTATCCCGGATTTGCCACCGATATGCAGGCGCAGTTCATGGCGCTTCTGTCGATTGCCCGGGGGAGCAGTGTCATCACCGAAACGGTCTTTGAAAACCGGTTCATGCACGTAAACGAGCTGCTGAGGATGGGTGCGGACATCAAGGTGATCGGCACTGCCGCGTTTGTCCACGGCGTCCCTATGCTGTCGGGTGCACCGGTGATGGCGACTGATCTGCGAGCGAGTGCATCGCTGGTTCTGGCTGGACTGGCCGCCCAGGGGACCACGACCGTGTCGCGGGTCTACCATCTCGACCGGGGATATGAGTCGATTGAGCGGAAGCTTCAGAGTCTCGGCGCCGACATTGAGCGAGTCGCAGAATAA